From Desulfobacteraceae bacterium, the proteins below share one genomic window:
- a CDS encoding PLD nuclease N-terminal domain-containing protein, translated as MARDRPGEGLQGDFPLESQRVLWEHYLFSRQFVEGVGMDLNTVIFWVAVGAAFFLLTCIAVIDIAYKDFGGIEKKAIWGFVAMVPFLGPLVYFIFGYRKGRRRTGAGKIPN; from the coding sequence TTGGCCAGGGATCGACCGGGAGAAGGCCTTCAAGGTGATTTTCCCTTAGAATCGCAGCGCGTATTATGGGAACACTATCTTTTTAGTCGCCAATTTGTTGAAGGGGTAGGCATGGATCTGAACACGGTTATTTTCTGGGTGGCCGTCGGTGCAGCGTTCTTTCTTCTCACCTGCATCGCAGTGATCGACATCGCCTACAAAGATTTCGGCGGGATCGAAAAAAAGGCTATTTGGGGTTTTGTGGCGATGGTGCCCTTTCTGGGCCCGCTGGTTTATTTCATCTTCGGCTATCGTAAGGGGCGCCGGCGCACCGGGGCAGGCAAAATCCCAAATTAA
- the radA gene encoding DNA repair protein RadA, translated as MVKKSVKTVFVCQACGHQAPKWMGKCPDCGEWDSLVEEIRRDGAAVGMVAQLTGTGAQPVAIDAVNIDGEKRLQTHLQEFDRVLGGGLVGGSLVLIGGDPGIGKSTLMLQVLFGLAGDKHKVLYVSGEESVKQIRLRSQRLGTIAGNMLVVSETDLDAILSMVAACSPDVLVVDSIQTMFSPALASAPGSVSQVRESAMRLMLMAKKSGVPTFLVGHVTKEGAIAGPRLLEHMVDTVLYFEGDRNHMFRILRAVKNRFGSTNEIGVFEMKEKGLDEVPNPSAVFLSERPENAPGSVVTASMEGSRPLLVELQALTSSTSFGTPRRTILGLDQNRVALLAAVMEKKLGMHLMGHDIFMNVAGGIKVGEPAVDLGIVAALASSFLDKALPEGTIVLGEVGLTGEVRAISHVENRVAETQKMGFTRCIVPAGSLKRMKVPAGLRAVGVRTISEAVETLF; from the coding sequence ATGGTCAAAAAGAGTGTCAAAACCGTTTTCGTATGCCAGGCATGCGGCCACCAGGCCCCCAAATGGATGGGCAAATGCCCGGACTGCGGCGAGTGGGACAGCCTGGTGGAAGAGATCCGGCGGGATGGCGCCGCTGTCGGCATGGTGGCCCAGCTGACAGGCACGGGGGCCCAGCCTGTGGCCATCGACGCGGTCAACATCGACGGCGAAAAACGCCTGCAAACCCATCTCCAGGAGTTTGACCGGGTTTTGGGCGGCGGCCTGGTGGGCGGCTCGCTGGTGCTGATCGGCGGGGACCCGGGCATCGGCAAATCCACGCTGATGCTCCAGGTCCTTTTCGGTCTGGCCGGCGACAAGCATAAAGTGTTGTATGTCTCCGGGGAGGAATCCGTCAAACAGATCCGGCTTCGCAGCCAGCGTCTGGGCACCATCGCGGGCAATATGCTGGTGGTCTCAGAAACCGACCTGGATGCCATCCTGTCGATGGTGGCGGCCTGCTCCCCCGACGTTCTGGTGGTGGATTCCATCCAGACCATGTTCAGCCCGGCGCTGGCCTCCGCCCCGGGCAGCGTCAGCCAGGTGCGGGAATCGGCCATGCGGCTGATGCTGATGGCCAAGAAGAGCGGCGTCCCCACCTTCCTGGTGGGCCACGTCACCAAGGAAGGCGCTATTGCGGGCCCGCGGCTGCTGGAGCACATGGTGGACACGGTGCTCTACTTCGAGGGCGACCGCAACCACATGTTCCGCATCCTGCGGGCGGTGAAAAACCGCTTCGGCTCCACCAACGAGATCGGGGTGTTTGAGATGAAGGAAAAGGGTCTCGATGAGGTCCCCAACCCATCGGCCGTTTTTCTCTCCGAGCGCCCCGAAAACGCCCCGGGTTCGGTGGTAACCGCTAGCATGGAGGGCAGCCGGCCGCTTCTGGTGGAACTCCAGGCCCTGACCAGCAGCACCAGTTTCGGCACGCCGCGGCGCACCATTCTCGGCCTGGATCAGAACCGAGTGGCCCTGCTGGCCGCGGTGATGGAGAAAAAACTCGGCATGCACCTCATGGGCCACGACATCTTCATGAACGTGGCTGGCGGCATCAAGGTCGGCGAGCCGGCCGTGGACCTGGGCATCGTGGCGGCCCTGGCCTCCAGCTTCCTCGACAAGGCCCTGCCCGAAGGCACCATCGTTCTCGGAGAGGTGGGCCTCACCGGGGAGGTGCGCGCCATCAGCCATGTTGAAAACCGGGTGGCCGAGACCCAAAAAATGGGGTTCACCCGCTGCATTGTTCCGGCCGGCAGTTTGAAGCGCATGAAGGTGCCCGCCGGGCTCCGAGCCGTGGGCGTCAGGACCATTTCCGAAGCGGTCGAAACCCTCTTCTGA